The Arcobacter sp. LA11 genome includes a region encoding these proteins:
- a CDS encoding multiheme c-type cytochrome, with amino-acid sequence MKILLSIVFIFINLFANEFVKSNTCKGCHPTIYAEFYESSHRKSSTFENPIHKAVWDLHPDKEKESYTCAKCHTPTDLELLNNLKEEKKALPKQNHVQTQEAISCAYCHGIKDIEEHAKMNENIVTLKDKVFYSANENLRNEKNKGFKDEITLFGMMKKKTGSPYHKIDYSNTNFYTGKMCMGCHSHLQNDNNFDLCRVDSKGAKDEETNCISCHMPKVKGTATTIKITKTHRFHGFASASKNKDLLAKYIKIKFKQKKDFFEISIKNEASHNMFLQPLRVAQLKVNVLRGNKTIKQETKSFMRVIGKDGKPTMPWLADSEIKNNMIKANERRVIKYDFKLQENDKIEVVFGYYKVNPKMVKKLKLENHKESTDFNILKSEFFHSK; translated from the coding sequence ATGAAAATACTACTATCTATAGTTTTTATCTTTATAAATTTATTTGCAAATGAATTTGTAAAAAGTAATACATGTAAAGGTTGCCATCCAACAATTTATGCAGAGTTTTACGAATCATCACATAGAAAATCTTCAACTTTTGAAAACCCTATTCATAAGGCTGTTTGGGATTTACATCCAGATAAAGAAAAAGAATCATACACTTGTGCAAAGTGTCATACCCCAACTGATTTAGAACTTTTAAATAATCTAAAAGAAGAGAAAAAAGCCTTACCAAAACAAAACCATGTACAAACTCAAGAAGCAATTTCTTGTGCATATTGTCATGGAATCAAAGATATAGAAGAACATGCAAAAATGAATGAAAATATTGTGACTTTAAAAGATAAAGTATTTTATTCTGCAAATGAAAATCTTAGAAATGAAAAAAATAAAGGGTTCAAAGATGAAATTACACTTTTTGGGATGATGAAGAAAAAAACTGGTTCTCCTTATCATAAAATAGATTACTCAAATACAAACTTCTATACAGGAAAAATGTGTATGGGATGTCACTCTCACTTACAAAATGATAACAACTTTGATTTATGTAGAGTAGATAGTAAAGGTGCCAAAGATGAAGAAACAAACTGTATTTCATGTCATATGCCAAAAGTAAAAGGTACTGCAACAACTATTAAAATCACAAAAACACATAGATTTCATGGTTTTGCCTCAGCATCAAAAAACAAAGACCTTTTAGCTAAATATATAAAAATAAAATTTAAACAGAAAAAAGATTTCTTTGAAATATCAATAAAAAATGAAGCTAGTCATAATATGTTTTTACAACCTCTAAGAGTTGCTCAGTTAAAAGTAAATGTTTTAAGAGGTAATAAAACGATTAAACAAGAGACAAAATCATTTATGAGAGTTATAGGAAAAGATGGGAAACCAACTATGCCATGGCTTGCAGACAGTGAAATTAAAAACAATATGATAAAAGCAAATGAAAGAAGAGTTATAAAATATGACTTTAAACTTCAAGAAAATGACAAAATAGAGGTTGTTTTTGGATACTACAAAGTTAATCCCAAAATGGTAAAAAAATTAAAACTTGAGAACCATAAAGAATCAACAGATTTCAATATCCTAAAAAGTGAATTCTTTCACAGTAAATAA
- the sfsA gene encoding DNA/RNA nuclease SfsA: MKFQELIAGKLVKRYKRFLADIILENGEEITAHVPNSGAMTSCIEENCPVWVTFHDNPKRKLKYTLELTKIGENLICTNTGVANKIAIEAVENGTIEELQGYTSLKPEQKYGQNSRIDILLEKEDEKCYVEIKSVSLKIDDKLAFPDAVTSRGTKHLNELRDMVQQGHRAVMLYVIQRTDKASFRLAHEIDKKYAETFKEVMDLGVEVLVYQSDINHKEINVKTKVKMELT, encoded by the coding sequence ATGAAATTTCAAGAACTTATTGCTGGGAAATTAGTAAAAAGATATAAAAGATTTTTAGCAGATATTATATTAGAAAATGGCGAAGAAATTACTGCTCATGTACCAAATAGTGGAGCTATGACTTCATGTATAGAAGAGAATTGTCCAGTATGGGTAACTTTTCATGACAATCCAAAACGAAAATTAAAATATACTCTAGAGCTAACTAAAATAGGTGAAAATCTAATCTGTACAAATACAGGAGTTGCAAATAAAATTGCAATAGAAGCAGTTGAAAATGGTACGATAGAAGAACTTCAAGGTTACACATCTTTAAAACCTGAACAAAAATATGGACAAAACAGTAGAATCGATATACTACTAGAAAAAGAAGATGAAAAATGTTATGTTGAAATTAAAAGTGTAAGTTTAAAAATAGATGATAAACTAGCCTTTCCAGATGCTGTTACAAGTAGAGGAACAAAACATCTAAATGAATTAAGAGATATGGTTCAACAAGGACATAGGGCTGTGATGTTATACGTTATTCAAAGAACTGATAAAGCATCTTTTAGATTAGCACATGAAATAGATAAAAAGTATGCTGAAACATTTAAAGAAGTTATGGATTTAGGAGTTGAAGTTTTAGTCTATCAATCAGATATAAATCATAAAGAAATAAATGTCAAAACAAAAGTGAAGATGGAATTAACTTAA
- a CDS encoding YgaP-like transmembrane domain, whose translation MNIFDKIRAFCRPFRIVLGLVLIAVGIYTGNAWFYLGVLPLLAGLADFCPTCMISKKCTPKNLEGSV comes from the coding sequence ATGAATATTTTTGATAAGATTAGAGCTTTTTGTAGACCTTTTAGAATTGTACTTGGACTTGTACTTATTGCAGTTGGTATTTATACTGGAAACGCATGGTTTTATTTAGGTGTTTTACCCTTACTTGCTGGACTAGCTGACTTTTGTCCTACTTGTATGATAAGTAAAAAATGTACTCCTAAAAATCTAGAAGGATCTGTATAG
- a CDS encoding 4Fe-4S dicluster domain-containing protein: protein MPEKLKLERRDFIQKSTLGILGLFAMGGIAISPHLNAQEFRLRPPGAQEEKDFLSLCIKCGQCAQVCPYHSIELADITKGHGVGTPYIDPMQRACYLCTAVPCVLACPTNALDHNTEKPEDVHMGIAVFKFSNKCIGISTEEVTRKDIDRIYTHPHTNKLEKDVLKRLEEYEDEQCTICADLCPYPNSAQAIEMIEDKANNGKRPKINSSCVGCGVCAELCPTAAIEIESRLTYEDYYIRGKRNKKIL, encoded by the coding sequence ATGCCTGAAAAATTAAAATTAGAAAGAAGAGACTTTATTCAAAAATCAACTCTTGGTATTTTAGGACTTTTTGCAATGGGTGGAATAGCAATATCTCCACACTTAAATGCACAAGAGTTTAGACTAAGACCTCCAGGAGCTCAAGAAGAAAAAGACTTTTTATCTTTATGTATCAAATGTGGTCAATGCGCCCAAGTATGTCCCTACCATAGTATAGAACTAGCAGATATTACAAAAGGTCATGGAGTAGGAACACCATATATAGATCCGATGCAAAGAGCTTGTTATCTTTGTACTGCAGTTCCATGTGTACTTGCTTGTCCAACAAATGCTTTAGATCATAATACAGAAAAGCCAGAAGATGTCCATATGGGTATTGCCGTATTTAAATTTTCAAACAAATGTATAGGAATAAGTACAGAAGAAGTTACGAGAAAAGATATTGATAGAATATATACTCACCCGCATACAAATAAATTGGAAAAAGACGTATTAAAAAGACTAGAAGAGTATGAGGATGAACAATGTACAATCTGTGCAGATTTATGTCCTTATCCAAACTCTGCGCAAGCAATTGAAATGATTGAGGATAAAGCAAACAACGGTAAACGTCCAAAAATAAATTCATCATGTGTAGGATGTGGAGTTTGTGCAGAGCTATGTCCTACAGCTGCCATTGAAATTGAATCAAGATTAACATACGAAGATTATTATATTAGAGGAAAGAGAAATAAGAAAATCTTATAA
- the greA gene encoding transcription elongation factor GreA, producing the protein MQNELITEFGYKKIVKEFKILVEVEKPYWVKEKEIAAAHGDRSENAEYISAKEMIRNIDKRLRFLEKIINNSDVIETSKIPHEKVNFGSCVKLLDLNNKEEKIYIIVGTYETNPNENKISNKSPLGKVLLGKTLHEEFEFKINDSFYEYEVLEVNLYKPEGI; encoded by the coding sequence ATGCAAAATGAATTAATTACAGAGTTTGGATATAAAAAAATAGTAAAAGAGTTTAAAATACTTGTAGAAGTAGAAAAACCGTATTGGGTAAAAGAGAAAGAAATTGCAGCTGCTCATGGTGATAGAAGTGAAAATGCAGAGTATATCTCTGCAAAAGAGATGATACGAAATATTGACAAAAGATTAAGGTTTTTAGAAAAGATTATTAATAATTCAGATGTGATAGAGACTTCAAAAATACCCCATGAGAAGGTAAATTTTGGCTCTTGTGTTAAGCTTCTAGATTTAAATAATAAGGAAGAGAAAATATATATAATTGTAGGAACTTATGAAACTAATCCTAATGAAAATAAAATTTCTAATAAATCTCCATTAGGTAAAGTTTTATTGGGAAAAACTTTACATGAAGAGTTTGAATTTAAAATAAATGATAGTTTTTATGAATATGAAGTTTTAGAAGTAAATTTATATAAACCAGAGGGAATTTAA
- a CDS encoding FMN-binding glutamate synthase family protein translates to MPKLFKNYIIFGTIVIIILSIVNLSFLWLGVIFLITIALGLYDIKQTKHSLWRNFPIVGRMRWVLEELRPPFRQYFIESDIDGVPISRQMRTVVYRRSKKLAGTIPFGTKIDVYKAGYEWIGHSLKALKAHDLEQSPRVTIGGIDCKKPYSASILNVSAMSFGALSANAVMSLGHGAKIGNFALNTGEGGLSRYHLNTACDLIWQVGTGYFGCRNDDGTFNEEKFAEKSKTQNVKMIEIKLSQGAKPGHGGILPAYKNTAEIAEIRGVKANTRVDSPPTHSAFSSVEGLLKFVKKLRDLSDGKPIGFKLCIGRKEEFIEICKAMIELDIKPDFISVDGGEGGTGAAPLEYTNSVGMPLREALVFVVDSLRGFDLKDDIKIIASGKVLNGMHITKALALGADLCASARGMMLSLGCIQALQCHKNTCPTGVATQDARFTKGLVVEDKKQRVANFHSGTVESFVEILASAGLDDYSKLNRTHIFRRLDQTSYKRYDELFSPMRKGDLLNSPYPEDFERFMK, encoded by the coding sequence ATGCCGAAACTATTTAAAAACTATATAATCTTTGGTACTATTGTTATAATAATATTATCCATAGTAAATCTATCTTTTCTTTGGTTAGGAGTTATATTTTTAATTACTATTGCTTTAGGTTTGTATGATATAAAACAAACTAAACACTCTTTATGGAGAAACTTTCCTATTGTTGGAAGAATGAGATGGGTTTTAGAAGAACTTAGACCTCCTTTTAGACAATATTTTATTGAATCAGATATTGATGGAGTACCAATTAGTAGGCAGATGAGAACGGTTGTTTATAGACGTTCAAAAAAACTTGCAGGTACAATTCCTTTTGGTACAAAAATTGATGTTTACAAAGCAGGATATGAGTGGATAGGACACTCTTTAAAAGCTTTAAAAGCACATGATTTAGAACAAAGTCCAAGGGTAACTATAGGTGGAATTGATTGTAAAAAACCTTATTCTGCTTCAATTTTAAATGTATCTGCTATGAGTTTTGGAGCATTAAGTGCAAATGCAGTTATGTCTTTAGGTCATGGTGCAAAGATTGGTAATTTTGCCCTTAACACAGGTGAAGGTGGATTAAGTAGATATCATTTAAATACAGCTTGTGATTTGATTTGGCAAGTTGGAACGGGATATTTTGGTTGTAGAAATGATGATGGTACCTTTAATGAAGAAAAGTTTGCAGAAAAATCTAAAACCCAAAATGTAAAAATGATAGAGATAAAACTATCACAAGGTGCAAAACCCGGTCATGGAGGAATTTTACCTGCTTATAAAAACACAGCAGAAATTGCAGAGATTAGGGGAGTTAAAGCAAATACAAGAGTTGATTCTCCTCCCACACATAGTGCATTTTCCTCTGTAGAAGGACTTTTAAAATTTGTAAAGAAATTAAGAGATTTAAGTGATGGGAAACCAATTGGTTTTAAACTATGTATTGGAAGAAAAGAAGAGTTTATTGAGATTTGTAAAGCTATGATTGAGCTAGATATTAAACCTGATTTTATTTCAGTAGATGGAGGGGAAGGTGGAACTGGAGCAGCTCCACTTGAATATACAAACTCAGTAGGAATGCCTTTACGTGAAGCTTTAGTTTTTGTAGTTGATTCTTTAAGAGGGTTTGATTTAAAAGATGATATTAAAATTATAGCTTCTGGAAAAGTATTAAATGGTATGCATATTACAAAAGCTTTAGCTTTAGGAGCAGATCTTTGTGCAAGTGCAAGAGGTATGATGTTAAGTCTTGGTTGTATTCAAGCTTTACAGTGTCATAAAAATACTTGTCCTACAGGTGTTGCAACACAAGATGCTAGGTTTACAAAAGGTTTAGTTGTAGAAGATAAAAAACAAAGGGTTGCAAACTTTCATAGTGGAACAGTAGAGAGTTTTGTTGAGATATTAGCTTCTGCAGGACTTGATGATTATAGTAAACTTAATAGAACACATATCTTTAGAAGATTAGATCAAACAAGTTATAAAAGATATGATGAATTATTTTCTCCTATGAGAAAAGGTGACTTGCTTAATAGTCCATATCCTGAAGATTTTGAAAGATTTATGAAGTAA